A stretch of Roseovarius sp. M141 DNA encodes these proteins:
- a CDS encoding PHB depolymerase family esterase, which yields MKNFNAGAMRPATGDARSARIDAANDLVQRTLAQHGLTSPLDGQAGGAGALPGMDGLLSGLQMPLGHGTARDVPIPAGAAFRSDVHTCAAGARSYRTYVPSTAAGGAAGIVMMLHGCTQTPEDFAIGTGMNALAEARGLIVIYPHQSRGDNAQSCWNWFSPGDQKRGRGEPEILAGMARSAMAEFGVPGERSFVAGLSAGAAMAVILGAAYGDVFAAVGAHSGLPLGAARDVPSAFAAMAGGGPEPQRRAAPARSIVFHGTADTTVHPVNGARIAQQAMDDGVAQSIDTQMAGTRAGRSYRRRVIGAANAAPLLEHWEIEGLGHAWSGGQPGGSYTDGAGPDASAEMIRFFFNEKDL from the coding sequence ATGAAGAACTTCAACGCTGGCGCAATGCGCCCGGCGACCGGTGACGCACGTTCTGCGCGCATCGATGCCGCCAACGATCTGGTGCAGCGCACCCTTGCGCAGCACGGATTGACCTCGCCTCTGGACGGGCAGGCCGGGGGCGCAGGGGCCTTGCCCGGCATGGATGGCTTGTTGTCCGGTCTGCAAATGCCGCTGGGGCACGGCACGGCGCGGGACGTGCCGATTCCGGCGGGCGCCGCGTTTCGCAGCGATGTTCACACCTGCGCCGCAGGGGCGCGCAGCTATCGCACTTATGTGCCGTCGACGGCGGCAGGCGGCGCTGCGGGCATCGTGATGATGCTGCACGGCTGCACTCAGACGCCCGAGGATTTCGCCATCGGCACCGGCATGAACGCACTGGCCGAGGCACGCGGGCTGATCGTGATCTACCCCCATCAGTCGCGCGGCGACAACGCGCAATCGTGCTGGAACTGGTTCAGCCCCGGCGACCAGAAGCGCGGGCGCGGTGAGCCCGAGATCCTCGCCGGGATGGCGCGCAGTGCGATGGCCGAATTCGGCGTGCCGGGGGAGCGCAGCTTTGTCGCCGGGTTGTCTGCGGGGGCGGCGATGGCGGTGATCCTTGGCGCGGCGTACGGCGATGTCTTTGCCGCCGTCGGCGCTCATTCCGGCCTGCCGCTGGGCGCGGCCAGGGATGTGCCGTCCGCCTTTGCGGCCATGGCAGGAGGCGGCCCCGAGCCGCAGCGCCGTGCCGCGCCTGCGCGCAGTATCGTGTTTCACGGCACGGCAGATACCACCGTGCATCCGGTCAATGGCGCGCGGATTGCGCAGCAGGCGATGGACGACGGCGTGGCGCAATCCATCGACACCCAAATGGCAGGTACGAGGGCGGGTCGATCCTACCGCCGCCGCGTCATTGGCGCCGCAAACGCCGCGCCGTTGCTGGAGCATTGGGAAATCGAGGGGCTGGGCCACGCGTGGTCCGGCGGGCAGCCCGGCGGCAGCTATACCGACGGTGCGGGCCCCGATGCCAGCGCCGAGATGATCCGCTTCTTCTTCAACGAAAAGGACCTGTAA
- a CDS encoding C45 family autoproteolytic acyltransferase/hydolase produces MTDLTLTFDAVSEAVPGPKWAARWRRCWPDYQAWFIARGGDDGPSLAECKAALRRYMPELLAVHGRLTTLAGGSDRAARFLSTWCPPTYLGGCSLAAMAQGDDVRLVRNYDLSPELNEGLLLRSEWTGRAVMGMSEFLWGLSDGINDAGLAIAIAYGGRSETGEGFGITTIIRYVLETCDSVDAALDALRRVPSHMAYNLVLADASGRTEGVEMLPGGGVRITARAIATNHQSGPEKASNPAFTHTHERLAHLRWMDAVPRTLNAQFLKKPLLQDRYAQGFGTLFTAEYDPVARSLGLTIRGARWDQTLGAFAEGQRVADYGDATPARMPAIPVATQSGETWAQPDGQTWAASAAVGADWAAWAAVDWAAVGQDYATGRGRAIHSYLPKRRTSGDGVPGHIAAACAAGGCAMHV; encoded by the coding sequence ATGACCGATCTGACACTCACTTTTGACGCCGTATCCGAAGCCGTTCCCGGCCCGAAATGGGCCGCCCGCTGGCGCCGCTGCTGGCCGGACTATCAGGCGTGGTTCATCGCCAGAGGCGGCGATGACGGCCCCTCTCTGGCCGAGTGCAAGGCGGCACTGCGCCGTTACATGCCCGAGCTTCTGGCGGTTCACGGCAGGCTGACCACCCTTGCCGGCGGGTCGGACCGGGCCGCGCGGTTCCTGTCCACATGGTGCCCGCCAACCTATCTGGGCGGGTGTTCTCTGGCCGCGATGGCACAGGGCGATGATGTGCGGCTGGTGCGCAATTACGATCTGTCGCCCGAACTGAACGAGGGCCTGCTGCTGCGCAGCGAATGGACCGGGCGCGCCGTCATGGGGATGTCCGAATTCCTCTGGGGGCTGTCGGATGGCATCAACGATGCCGGCCTTGCCATCGCGATTGCCTATGGCGGGCGATCAGAGACAGGCGAGGGGTTCGGGATCACCACGATCATCCGCTATGTTTTGGAGACTTGCGATAGCGTGGACGCCGCGCTGGATGCGCTGCGCCGCGTGCCGTCGCACATGGCCTATAATCTGGTGCTGGCCGACGCGTCCGGGCGCACCGAAGGGGTCGAGATGCTGCCCGGCGGCGGTGTGCGCATCACCGCGCGGGCCATTGCCACCAACCATCAGAGCGGGCCGGAAAAGGCGAGCAATCCCGCGTTCACCCATACCCACGAGCGTCTTGCGCATCTGAGGTGGATGGACGCGGTGCCGCGCACGCTGAATGCGCAGTTCCTGAAAAAGCCCCTGTTGCAGGACCGCTATGCCCAAGGGTTCGGCACGCTGTTCACTGCCGAATACGATCCCGTCGCGCGCAGTCTGGGCCTGACGATACGCGGGGCGCGCTGGGATCAGACGCTGGGCGCCTTTGCAGAGGGGCAGCGCGTCGCCGACTATGGCGATGCAACGCCTGCCCGCATGCCTGCTATTCCTGTCGCAACGCAAAGCGGCGAAACCTGGGCGCAGCCCGACGGTCAAACATGGGCGGCAAGCGCGGCTGTGGGCGCCGATTGGGCCGCGTGGGCGGCGGTCGACTGGGCCGCAGTGGGCCAAGACTATGCCACAGGCCGGGGGCGCGCCATCCACAGCTACCTGCCAAAGCGGCGCACGTCCGGGGACGGCGTGCCGGGACATATCGCAGCAGCCTGCGCGGCAGGTGGTTGTGCGATGCACGTCTAA
- a CDS encoding OmpA family protein: MTARAHGTRAAARMLSALLLMAGPTSTLAAQELTLPGSATLTREEADEAGSHAVPTGPWSDGTLSAQDAEGRITRQAWRVPGAPVTTLQLTNTLEAQLEAAGYSTVYRCAAAACGGFDFRFALTVLPPPEMFVDLFDYHYVSARKPVDGAEMDAYVTLLVSRSGADTYVQITRIAPQGAPSAPPATAAPPGVTPASVAPLVQALTQRGHAVLRDLDFATGADTLGPGPFTSLTALAAFLKANGARRIALVGHTDTVGGMAPNLALSRRRARAVMQRLIDTHGVAPAQLEADGIAYLAPTAPNTTDAGREANRRVEAVLLSGG; this comes from the coding sequence GTGACCGCCCGCGCACATGGCACACGCGCCGCCGCGCGAATGCTGTCCGCCCTCCTGCTGATGGCCGGGCCTACCAGCACGCTCGCCGCGCAGGAGCTGACACTACCCGGCAGTGCAACACTGACGCGCGAGGAGGCCGATGAGGCAGGCAGCCATGCCGTGCCCACCGGCCCGTGGTCCGACGGAACACTGTCGGCGCAGGACGCCGAGGGGCGCATCACGCGGCAGGCATGGCGCGTGCCCGGTGCGCCCGTCACCACGCTGCAACTGACGAATACGCTGGAGGCACAGCTTGAGGCCGCAGGGTACAGCACGGTCTACCGTTGCGCGGCGGCGGCCTGCGGGGGCTTTGATTTCCGCTTCGCCCTGACAGTATTGCCGCCGCCGGAAATGTTCGTTGATTTGTTCGACTACCACTATGTCTCGGCGCGCAAGCCCGTGGACGGGGCGGAGATGGACGCCTATGTGACGCTGCTCGTCAGCCGGTCGGGCGCCGACACATATGTGCAGATCACCCGCATCGCCCCGCAGGGCGCGCCCAGCGCGCCGCCCGCAACCGCGGCGCCGCCCGGTGTCACACCCGCGTCGGTCGCGCCGCTGGTTCAGGCGCTGACGCAGCGCGGCCATGCTGTGCTGCGCGATCTGGATTTCGCGACCGGCGCCGATACGCTGGGTCCCGGTCCGTTTACGTCCCTGACCGCGCTGGCCGCATTTCTCAAGGCGAATGGCGCCCGCCGGATCGCGCTGGTGGGTCACACCGACACGGTGGGCGGGATGGCGCCCAATCTGGCACTGTCGCGCCGCCGGGCGCGCGCCGTCATGCAGCGCCTGATCGACACGCATGGCGTGGCCCCCGCGCAGCTGGAGGCCGACGGCATCGCCTATCTGGCACCCACCGCGCCCAACACGACAGATGCCGGGCGCGAGGCGAACCGCCGGGTCGAGGCAGTCCTGCTGAGCGGCGGCTGA
- a CDS encoding N-acetyltransferase yields MINPDARALLTVVQATWPAYAQQSLGPWILRDGRGGGKRASAATACGPVTHADLAAAEVAMRAMGQRPCFMIRDGDAAIDALLAQASYEVIDPVAMYAAPLVDLAMDTPEPTASFHIWEPLAIQREIWAGGGIGPARVAVMNRVHGAKTALLGRKDGRAAATGFAAIHDGMAMVHALEVLPVYRRQGTARALMLEAARWAAPLGARYLAVVCTEANTAANALYASMGMHRVGRYHYRQQPQAGESA; encoded by the coding sequence ATGATAAACCCAGATGCGCGGGCGCTCCTAACTGTGGTTCAGGCGACATGGCCTGCGTATGCGCAACAATCGCTGGGGCCGTGGATCTTGCGCGACGGGCGCGGCGGCGGCAAACGGGCATCGGCGGCGACCGCCTGCGGGCCGGTGACACACGCTGATCTGGCCGCCGCCGAGGTCGCGATGCGCGCCATGGGCCAGCGGCCCTGTTTCATGATCCGCGACGGGGACGCGGCCATTGACGCGCTGTTGGCACAGGCAAGCTACGAGGTGATCGACCCCGTGGCGATGTATGCCGCGCCGCTGGTTGATTTGGCCATGGACACACCCGAACCGACGGCCAGCTTTCATATCTGGGAGCCGCTGGCAATCCAGCGCGAGATCTGGGCGGGCGGTGGTATCGGCCCGGCGCGCGTTGCCGTGATGAACCGCGTGCACGGCGCCAAGACGGCGCTGTTGGGGCGCAAGGACGGACGCGCCGCCGCCACCGGGTTTGCCGCGATTCACGATGGCATGGCGATGGTACACGCGTTGGAAGTGTTGCCCGTCTACCGCAGACAGGGCACCGCCCGCGCGCTGATGTTGGAGGCGGCCCGCTGGGCAGCGCCTTTGGGTGCGCGGTATCTGGCCGTGGTCTGCACCGAGGCGAACACCGCCGCGAACGCGCTTTATGCGTCCATGGGAATGCACCGTGTCGGGCGGTATCACTATCGCCAGCAACCGCAAGCCGGAGAGAGTGCGTGA
- a CDS encoding molybdopterin-binding protein — MPNPTAAMLVIGDEILSGRTRDSNTHHLACALTAAGIDLAEARVVRDDASAIANAVQALSAAHTYVFTSGGIGPTHDDITADAVARAFGAAIDIRDDARAILAAHYVRAGIEMNAARLRMARIPEGATLIENPVSAAPGFIIRNVHVMAGVPKIFEAMVASVLPTLTGGAPLISRSMDVYRGEGDIAGPLGDLAARYPQLSFGSYPFQRGGVYGANVVARGQDEGALDAAMADLTERFA, encoded by the coding sequence ATGCCGAACCCAACCGCCGCCATGCTGGTGATCGGCGACGAGATCCTGTCAGGGCGCACGCGCGACAGCAACACCCACCATCTGGCCTGCGCGTTGACCGCCGCCGGGATCGATCTGGCCGAGGCGCGCGTCGTGCGCGATGACGCGAGCGCGATCGCCAACGCCGTGCAGGCGCTGAGCGCGGCGCATACATATGTGTTCACCTCGGGCGGCATCGGCCCGACGCATGACGATATTACCGCGGACGCCGTGGCACGCGCCTTTGGCGCCGCGATTGATATACGCGACGACGCGCGCGCCATTCTGGCGGCGCATTACGTGCGTGCAGGGATCGAGATGAACGCCGCACGGCTGCGCATGGCCCGCATCCCCGAAGGGGCGACGCTGATCGAGAACCCGGTCAGCGCGGCACCCGGTTTCATCATCCGCAACGTCCATGTGATGGCGGGCGTGCCGAAGATCTTTGAGGCGATGGTCGCCTCGGTCCTTCCGACGTTGACGGGCGGCGCGCCGCTAATCTCGCGCAGCATGGATGTCTATCGCGGCGAGGGCGACATCGCCGGGCCGCTGGGGGATCTGGCCGCGCGCTATCCGCAGCTCAGCTTTGGCTCCTATCCGTTCCAGCGGGGCGGCGTTTATGGCGCCAATGTCGTGGCGCGCGGGCAGGACGAGGGCGCGCTGGACGCTGCGATGGCCGATTTGACGGAGCGATTTGCATGA
- the sfsA gene encoding DNA/RNA nuclease SfsA: MRFQTPLERGVLIRRYKRFLADIRLEDGREVVAHCANPGRMTGLAEPGTPIWVEPNDDPKKKLNFAWRLVELPGGHFACVDTSAANRVVGEALSAGQVPGLTGYDAILPEQRYGEKSRVDFLLRASGRPDAYVEVKSVTLSRQAALAEFPDTRTERGARHLSDLAEIARSGQRAVLLYLVQRTDCTSVGTAADIDPAYATALAAAHAAGVEIMAHGAVIKPSQILLGPTLPTL; encoded by the coding sequence ATGCGGTTTCAAACCCCTCTTGAGCGCGGCGTGCTGATCCGCCGCTACAAACGCTTCCTCGCTGACATACGGCTGGAGGATGGACGCGAAGTGGTGGCCCATTGCGCCAATCCCGGCCGTATGACCGGCCTGGCCGAGCCGGGCACACCCATCTGGGTCGAGCCGAACGATGATCCGAAGAAAAAGCTGAACTTCGCATGGCGTCTGGTCGAACTGCCTGGCGGGCATTTCGCATGCGTTGATACCTCCGCCGCCAACCGCGTGGTGGGCGAGGCGCTCAGCGCGGGGCAGGTGCCGGGCCTGACGGGATATGACGCCATTCTGCCGGAACAGCGATATGGTGAGAAAAGCCGCGTCGACTTCCTGCTGCGCGCATCCGGTCGCCCGGACGCCTATGTCGAGGTGAAATCCGTCACGCTCAGCCGCCAAGCCGCACTTGCGGAATTTCCCGACACCCGCACGGAACGCGGCGCGCGCCATCTGTCGGACCTTGCCGAAATCGCCCGCAGCGGCCAGCGTGCCGTCCTGCTCTATCTGGTCCAGCGTACCGATTGCACAAGCGTCGGAACCGCGGCGGATATCGACCCGGCCTATGCGACCGCGCTCGCGGCCGCCCATGCCGCCGGGGTCGAAATCATGGCCCACGGCGCCGTGATCAAACCTTCGCAGATCCTCCTTGGGCCCACGCTCCCCACACTGTAG
- the map gene encoding type I methionyl aminopeptidase: MRPDVNNEHRGRTTRDGIRIHEAADFAGMHKAGALAARILDDIAPHITVGQSTAALDAMIEGMVNDAGATSATIGYKGYRHASCISVNHVVCHGIPGGKIPKWKNDTHARPDDSLKDGDILNIDVTVIVDGWFGDTSRMYVAGKPKTYAERLIQVTHDALMIGIEAVKPGNTFGDIGHAIQAYAEAHQTSVVRDFCGHGLGRVFHAPPNVLHFGRPGSGAVLEEGMFFTIEPMINLGRAETKVLSDDWTAVTRDKSLSAQFEHSIGVTATGAEVFTLSPGGLFYPTFG, encoded by the coding sequence ATGAGGCCAGACGTGAATAACGAGCATCGCGGACGCACGACACGGGACGGAATTCGCATCCACGAGGCTGCGGATTTCGCGGGCATGCACAAGGCCGGGGCGTTGGCCGCGCGCATCCTCGACGACATCGCGCCGCATATCACGGTGGGCCAGTCAACAGCGGCGCTGGATGCGATGATCGAGGGGATGGTGAATGACGCCGGTGCAACCTCGGCCACCATCGGCTACAAGGGGTATCGTCACGCCAGCTGCATCAGCGTCAACCATGTTGTCTGCCACGGCATCCCCGGCGGCAAGATCCCGAAGTGGAAAAATGACACCCATGCGCGCCCCGATGACAGCCTGAAAGATGGCGATATCTTGAATATCGACGTCACCGTGATCGTCGACGGCTGGTTCGGTGACACCAGCCGCATGTATGTCGCAGGCAAGCCCAAGACCTATGCCGAGCGCCTGATACAGGTCACCCATGACGCGCTGATGATCGGGATTGAGGCAGTGAAACCCGGCAACACCTTCGGCGATATCGGCCACGCGATTCAGGCGTATGCCGAGGCGCATCAGACCTCGGTCGTGCGTGATTTTTGCGGTCACGGTCTTGGCCGGGTGTTCCACGCGCCGCCCAATGTGCTGCATTTCGGGCGGCCCGGCTCGGGTGCGGTGCTGGAAGAGGGCATGTTTTTCACCATCGAGCCGATGATCAATCTGGGCCGCGCCGAGACCAAGGTTCTGTCGGATGACTGGACCGCGGTGACGCGCGACAAATCGCTGTCGGCGCAGTTCGAGCATTCGATCGGCGTGACGGCAACCGGCGCCGAGGTATTTACCCTGTCGCCCGGCGGTCTGTTCTATCCGACCTTCGGTTGA
- a CDS encoding aminoacetone oxidase family FAD-binding enzyme yields MQIDTLILGAGAAGMMCAAHCEGRTLVIDHARAPGEKIRISGGGRCNFTNLYTAPENFLSANPHFCKSALGRYTQWDFIALVDAHGIAWHEKTLGQLFCDSSAKDIVAMLRSEMARAGADLWLHTSLQSLRHDGHAFHAVLKTQGARRNVTARNVVLATGGKSIPKMGATGLAYDIARQFGLAVTATRAGLVPFTFPDGRFADLAGVALPVRARVGAASFDEAMLFTHRGLSGPAMLQISSYWHEGEAIFVDLDPSGTLLDTLRRQRAQSGRHNLTTELARHLPARLVAALPTQTGLTLGGNLADQSDVALSQLCDTLSNWQLTPGGTEGYRTAEVTLGGIDTSGVSSKTMEAQTQPGLYVIGEALDVTGWLGGYNFQWAWASGAAAGRAISEKTRQV; encoded by the coding sequence ATGCAGATCGACACGCTAATTCTGGGCGCCGGGGCCGCCGGCATGATGTGCGCCGCGCATTGCGAAGGCCGCACGCTGGTGATCGACCACGCCCGCGCGCCGGGCGAGAAAATCCGCATTTCCGGGGGCGGGCGCTGTAATTTCACCAATCTATACACGGCGCCGGAAAACTTCCTGTCCGCCAACCCGCATTTCTGCAAATCGGCGCTGGGGCGCTATACCCAGTGGGATTTCATCGCTCTGGTCGATGCCCATGGCATCGCGTGGCACGAAAAGACGCTGGGCCAGCTGTTTTGCGACAGTTCGGCCAAGGATATCGTGGCGATGCTGCGCAGCGAAATGGCGCGCGCGGGCGCGGATTTGTGGCTGCACACCAGCCTTCAGTCGCTGCGCCATGACGGGCACGCCTTCCACGCCGTACTGAAAACGCAGGGCGCGCGCCGCAATGTAACCGCGCGCAACGTGGTGCTGGCCACGGGCGGCAAATCGATCCCCAAGATGGGGGCGACCGGCCTTGCCTACGACATCGCGCGCCAGTTCGGTCTGGCAGTGACCGCGACGCGCGCGGGGCTGGTGCCTTTCACATTTCCGGATGGTCGTTTTGCCGATCTGGCGGGCGTGGCGCTGCCGGTTCGGGCGCGGGTCGGCGCGGCCAGCTTTGACGAGGCGATGCTGTTCACGCATCGCGGGTTGTCCGGGCCAGCGATGCTGCAAATCTCATCCTACTGGCACGAGGGCGAGGCGATTTTCGTTGATCTCGACCCAAGCGGCACCCTGCTGGACACCCTGCGCAGGCAGCGCGCCCAATCGGGGCGGCACAACCTGACCACCGAATTGGCACGCCACCTGCCCGCGCGGTTGGTCGCGGCCCTGCCAACCCAAACCGGGCTGACGCTGGGCGGCAATCTGGCAGATCAAAGCGACGTGGCACTGTCGCAGCTCTGTGACACCCTCAGCAACTGGCAGCTCACCCCCGGCGGCACCGAAGGCTATCGCACGGCAGAGGTCACGCTGGGCGGCATCGACACAAGCGGCGTCAGCTCAAAAACGATGGAGGCGCAGACGCAGCCCGGCCTCTATGTGATCGGAGAGGCGCTGGATGTGACCGGCTGGCTGGGCGGCTACAACTTCCAATGGGCCTGGGCCTCGGGCGCTGCGGCGGGACGCGCCATTTCTGAAAAGACAAGACAGGTCTGA
- the ftsW gene encoding putative lipid II flippase FtsW: MTEMVYGSSPIRDVEPVLPKWWRTIDKWSISCVLILFGIGLLLGFAASPPLAEKNGFAPFHYVQRQTFFGGMAMIAMLATSMMGPMLVRRLAVIGFLLSLVALMLLPFLGTDFGKGAVRWYSLGFASVQPSEFLKPGFVVAAAWMMAASREISGPPGMSWSFILTLIIVAFLALQPDFGQASLVLFAWGVMYFVAGAPILLLAAMAGLVVLGGSFAYSNSQHFARRIDGFLSPDVDPTTQLGFATNAIQEGGFFGVGVGEGTVKWSLPDAHTDFIIAVAAEEYGLVLVLIVIALYATVVVRSLMRLMRERDPFIRLAGTGLACIFGVQAMINMGVAVRLLPAKGMTLPFVSYGGSSLIAGGIAVGMLFAFTRSRPQGEIGDILRGRAR, from the coding sequence ATGACAGAAATGGTCTATGGATCGTCTCCCATCAGGGATGTCGAGCCGGTCCTTCCCAAATGGTGGCGGACGATCGACAAGTGGTCGATCTCTTGCGTTTTGATCCTGTTCGGGATCGGGCTGCTGCTGGGCTTTGCGGCGTCGCCGCCACTGGCCGAAAAGAACGGTTTTGCGCCCTTTCACTACGTTCAGCGACAGACATTTTTTGGTGGAATGGCGATGATTGCCATGCTGGCGACGTCTATGATGGGGCCGATGCTGGTGCGCCGGTTGGCTGTGATCGGGTTCCTGCTCTCGCTGGTGGCGCTGATGCTGCTGCCGTTTCTGGGCACCGATTTTGGCAAGGGCGCGGTGCGTTGGTATTCGTTGGGGTTTGCATCCGTGCAGCCGTCGGAATTTCTCAAGCCCGGATTTGTCGTCGCCGCCGCGTGGATGATGGCCGCCAGCCGCGAGATCAGCGGTCCACCGGGGATGAGCTGGTCGTTCATTCTGACGTTGATCATCGTCGCGTTTCTGGCGCTTCAGCCTGATTTCGGGCAGGCGTCCCTGGTGCTGTTTGCATGGGGCGTGATGTATTTCGTCGCAGGCGCGCCGATCCTGTTGCTGGCCGCGATGGCGGGGCTGGTGGTTTTGGGCGGTTCGTTCGCTTATTCCAATTCGCAGCACTTTGCGCGTCGCATCGATGGTTTCCTGTCGCCGGATGTCGACCCGACCACGCAGCTGGGCTTTGCCACCAACGCCATTCAGGAGGGCGGGTTTTTCGGCGTGGGCGTGGGCGAGGGCACCGTCAAGTGGTCGCTGCCGGATGCGCATACCGATTTCATCATCGCGGTCGCGGCCGAGGAATACGGGCTGGTTCTGGTGCTGATCGTAATCGCACTATACGCCACGGTCGTCGTGCGCTCACTGATGCGCCTGATGCGCGAGCGTGATCCGTTCATCCGGCTGGCCGGCACGGGGCTGGCGTGCATCTTTGGCGTGCAGGCGATGATCAACATGGGCGTCGCGGTGCGCCTGCTGCCGGCCAAGGGGATGACGCTGCCCTTTGTCAGCTACGGCGGCTCGTCCCTGATTGCGGGGGGGATCGCGGTGGGCATGCTGTTCGCGTTCACCCGGTCGCGTCCGCAGGGCGAGATCGGTGATATCCTGCGCGGGAGGGCACGATGA
- a CDS encoding UDP-N-acetylglucosamine--N-acetylmuramyl-(pentapeptide) pyrophosphoryl-undecaprenol N-acetylglucosamine transferase, with translation MTRRAPLLLMAAGGTGGHMFPAQSLAEHMLAQGWRVKLATDARGARYTGAFPSGVEITQISSGTFARGGAAAKVLTPLRIAGGTLAAIWGMLRDKPDVVIGFGGYPSIPALSAAWILRRPRMVHEQNGVLGRVNRIFATRVDALACGIWPTDLPEGIEGYHVGNPVRAAVRERAGAGYIPPGDYPMSILVVGGSQGARILSDVVPPAIASLPMDLLRNIRVAHQARGEDLQRVSEYYTEQGIAAEVEEFFDDVPRRMSEAQLIISRAGASSVADIAVIGRPSILIPYAAAAGDHQTANAQALKKAGATILVPESRLDHEALAEQIQTIIGNPKGAAQMSHAALGSAMPDATERLAHLIGWLAQQAAQKGKT, from the coding sequence ATGACCCGGCGCGCACCTCTTCTGCTGATGGCTGCCGGCGGCACCGGCGGGCACATGTTCCCCGCCCAATCGCTGGCCGAGCATATGCTGGCCCAGGGCTGGCGGGTGAAGCTGGCCACGGATGCGCGCGGCGCGCGTTACACCGGCGCGTTTCCCAGCGGGGTCGAGATCACGCAGATTTCCAGCGGCACGTTCGCGCGCGGCGGCGCGGCGGCCAAGGTGTTGACCCCCCTGCGCATTGCGGGCGGGACGCTGGCCGCGATCTGGGGCATGCTGCGTGACAAGCCCGATGTCGTCATCGGCTTTGGCGGCTATCCCAGCATCCCGGCGCTGTCCGCCGCGTGGATTCTGCGCCGTCCGCGCATGGTGCATGAACAGAACGGTGTGCTGGGCCGGGTCAACCGGATCTTTGCGACACGTGTCGATGCTCTGGCCTGCGGCATTTGGCCTACCGACCTGCCCGAGGGGATCGAGGGCTATCATGTCGGCAATCCGGTGCGCGCCGCCGTACGCGAGCGGGCAGGCGCGGGATATATTCCACCGGGCGATTACCCGATGTCGATCCTTGTGGTCGGCGGCAGTCAGGGCGCGCGCATCCTCAGCGATGTCGTGCCGCCCGCCATTGCCAGCCTGCCGATGGACCTGCTGCGCAATATCCGCGTCGCGCATCAGGCGCGCGGCGAGGATTTGCAGCGCGTCAGCGAATACTACACCGAGCAGGGCATCGCCGCCGAGGTCGAGGAATTCTTTGACGACGTACCGCGCCGGATGAGCGAGGCGCAGCTGATCATCAGCCGCGCGGGCGCATCGTCCGTCGCCGATATCGCCGTGATCGGGCGCCCGTCGATCCTGATCCCCTACGCCGCCGCGGCCGGGGACCATCAGACCGCCAACGCGCAGGCGCTTAAAAAAGCGGGGGCGACGATCCTCGTCCCCGAAAGCCGCCTCGACCACGAGGCGCTGGCCGAGCAGATCCAGACCATCATCGGCAACCCCAAAGGGGCCGCGCAAATGTCGCATGCCGCGCTGGGCAGTGCGATGCCGGATGCGACTGAACGGCTGGCCCATCTGATCGGCTGGCTGGCCCAACAGGCGGCCCAGAAAGGAAAAACATAG